A window of Roseiflexus castenholzii DSM 13941 genomic DNA:
GGACAGCGGCTTCGCCGCTTCAGGGTATGCACGGCGAGCCAGCGCGGAGAATTCCGGCGACATTGCGCTGGAAGGAGACGCCATCGCCGCTTCCCTCTTCGAGCGCATAAACCGCCCGGATTCCGGTCTGCACGTGCTCATCGGCGCCAAGAAGTTCATGGAAGGGTGGAACTCCTGGCGCGTGGCCAGCATGGGCCTTTTGAACATCGGTCGGCAGGAAGGTTCACAAATCATCCAACTCTTCGGGCGCGGCGTCCGCCTGAAGGGCAAAACCATGAGCCTCAAGCGCAGCGCCGCGCTGGAAGGCGGTCATCTCCAACACCTGCACCTGCTGGAAACGCTCAACATCTTTGCGGTACGCGCGAACTACATGGCGCAATTCCGTGACTATCTGGAGCGCGAAGGGGTGGAGGTCGAACCGCCCATCGAACTTTCGCTTCCTGTCTGGGTCAATGAGGATTTCCTCGAGAAAGGTCTGGTCGTGCCGCGCCCGCCGCAGGACCGCGATTTTACAGCGGAAACCGCGCTTCTGCTGGAACCGGACGCGCGCATCCGCGTGCATGTGGATCTGTCGGTCAAGGTACAGGCGATAGAGAGCACGCGCCTGGGCCTGCACACCGCCGACGTGCGCGGCGGTCGGGCGCAGGCGATTCCCGCCGAAAGCCTGGACTGGGTGGATTGGCAGCAGGCCTATCTCGACGTGCTGGCTTACAAAGCGCGCAAAGGATGGAGCAATCTGGTTATCCAACCGGAGACGCTTCGGCAGATTGTCGAACTAAAGGATAAGGGTGTCCCGGTTTGCACGGTAATTGCCGACGAGCGGGTAATTCGGCCGCAATCGTTCAGAGACCGCGCCCTGCTTCAGCAAGTCGTGACGCAACTCCTTTGCCGCTACGTGGACCGCTTGTATCAGGCGCGCCGCGAGCAATGGGATGAGCAAACCATGGTCTATCGGCCGCTTGACGAAAACGATCCCAACCTGGGTTTCAGGCCGCCAGGCGTGAACGAAAAAAGGGCGGGCTATGTGATCAGAGTGCCGCGCTCGGAGCAGCAGTTGGTCGAAGCGATACAAAAGTTACTCAACGATCAGAAACGCCTGTATCAGCAAGAAAACGCCGGCCTGCCGCGCATCCATTTCGACCGTCACCTCTATCAACCCCTGCTGGTAGATATGCCTGGGAAGGCGCAGATTGCCCCGCCTGGGCTGAAGGAGAGCGAAGCGCGCTTTGTGTGCGACCTGCGCGACTACTGGAACGCCGAAAAGAATACATCGCTGGCGGGCAAAGAAGTCTTCCTGCTGCGCAACCTGAGCCGCGGCAAAGGCATCGGCTTTTTTGAGGAACGCGGCTTTTATCCGGATTTCATCCTGTGGGTGGTGGATCAGGCAACAAAAGCCCAGCGTATTGTCTTCATTGAGCCGCACGGCATGTTCCATGCGAAAGCCTACATCCACGACGAAAAGGCGCGTCTGCACGAGCGGCTGCCCGCGCTGGCAGAGGAAATCGGGAAGCGGAGCAGACGGACCGACATTACACTAGACGCCTTTATTGTGTCGGCAACTCCATACGACGACCTGCATCAGCACTATGACGACGGAACCTGGGATCGCGCCAGGTTTGCTGAGAAGCATATCCTTTTCCAAGAACGTGGACGAGATTACGATTACATGAGAATATTGTTCGGGCAGCGAACCGGCGCGTCCTGCGTCGGTGGTGGTCCTGGGGCGCCTGGCGCCCCCCTCTCCGGCGCGCCGTGCGCCGGTGGAAGCGCCGCCGATACAGGATATTCGGCGGCGCAAGACGCCCTGTAAAGCAGCGCACAGCGCCGTCTCTACCGTCTCCCGCTCCGCCACAGGTCGGTCAGCAACTCGACGAACACGGCAGGCGCTTCGATATTCGGCGAATGCCCGACGCCGGGGATAACCATGAACTGTGCACCGAGCGCCTCGGCGGCGCGGCTCGCCACCGGTTGCGTCACCAGAATATCGTTTTCGCCGGCGATGACCAGTTTCGGACAGGTAATCGCGCGCAGCGCATCTCCCGGCGCCCACTGCGCCAGCGTGTTGATTGCTCCCAGCGCCGCTTCGATCCGCTGCTCATGCCCCTCGGCAACGAGCCGATGCCAGAAGGCATCGTCGGGTGCGGTTGGCGCCAGCGCCTTCAACGCCATTGCAAACAGGTCGAAATTTGTCTTCAGCATCTGCTGGCGCTCCGGCGAATTGGCTTCCGCCGGCATGCCATCGACCCACGGTGGCGCAACTGCCGCCAGCGACAGGACGCGATCTCCGTGATCGAGCGCCAATTGCATCGCCACTCCTGCACCGAGCGAATGCCCCACGAGGTGAAAGCGCTCTAAACCGAGCGCATCGGCAAACGTCAGCGTATCCTGCGCCAGCGCTGCCAGACTGTAGTCGTGGTCCGGTCCCTCAGTCTTTCCACGTCCGCGCATATCGGGAGCAATGCCTCGGTACCCCTCCGGCAACAGGTTCAACGTCGGCTCCCACCATCCGCATGTCGCCCAGTTGCCGTGCAACAGGATCACCGGCTCACCGGCGCCTCGCTCGATGTAGTGAACGTTCAGGTCGCCGGCCATTACGAAAGGCATGATGGCACCTCCAGTTCGACATTCACCTAAATCTTACTCTCACGCCCCTTCCAGTACTCGTCGCGCATGACGCGCTTGAGCGTTTTGCCCGCTGCGCTGCGCGGAAAATCGTCCATGATCACGACCTTCGACACCTTCTGATACCCGGCTTCGACGCGCGCATTGATCCATTCCTTCAACTCCTCTGCCGCTACCAGCCCCGGCGCCTTCAGGATGACCGCTGCCAGCGGCGTTTCGCCCCACTTCTCGCTTGGCACGCCGAAGACTGCCGCCTCGCGCACTGCCGGATGCTGCACGATGATTTCCTCGATGTCGCGCGGAAAGACGTTGATGCCACCAGAAATAATCATGTCTTTCTTACGGTCCACCAGGTAGAGGAATCCATCCTCATCAACATACCCCATATCGCCGCTGTGCAGCCAGCCATCGATGATCGCCTGTGCTGTCAGATCGGGACGCTTGTAGTAACCGCTCATCATCAACGGACCGCGCCCGCAGATTTCGCCAACTTCACCCGGCGGCAACTCACGCTGCTGGTCGTCGATGATCTTGATCTCCATGAACGGTGGCGGCACGCCGACCGACGCGAGTTTCTCTCCCCGGTGGTATTTGTCGAGAATAGTCATGAACCCTTCGGTCAGTCCGTACAGTTCGTAGAGGCGGTTAGGAAAGCGCCGTTCGAGTTCGAGTTTGTGCTCCATGTGCAACGGTGCGCCGACTGAGCCAAGCATTTCGATTGACGGCAGATGCTGCTCATCGAAGTCGGGTTCGTTGAGCAGCGCCACGATTTGCGACGGCACCATCTTAATATGTGTCACCTTCTCGCGTGCTGCGGTCTCGATCAACTCGCGGGCATTGAACGCCTTCATCAGGATGTAGGTTGTTCCCAGGTAGAATGCTGGCATGAGCGTGAGGAAGGCGCCGTTGAACACGAGCGCGCCCGCATGCAGAATAACGCTCTCCGGCACGATGCGGTACGACGACGCAAAAATTGTCCCGTACCCGGCGCGCACCCCGTGCGTGAGCACGATGCCTTTCGGCAAACCGGTCGTGCCGCTGCTGTACATAATGTTGTATGGATCATTGGCGTGGAGATCAATCCCGGTTGGATCGTGCTCTGGCATCGGCGCAACGAGTGCCTGATAATCGCGGTATCCCGGTTGATCGGGAGCATCAATGATCAGGAACCGATCCTGCGCAATCGGCAGATCGCCGCGAACCGAGTCGAGCGCCGGCGCATGCGTTGCATCGGTTACCACCGCGGCACTATCCGAGTCGCGCAAGAGTGATGCCAGCCCCTGACCGCGCAGCAGGGTGCTCATCGGCACCACCACCAGACCGGTCTTTGCCGCTGCCCAGTAGACTTCGAGCAACTCCATGCAGTTCGGCAGCACTGTCGCAATCTTGTCGCCTTTGGCCAGCCCCAGGTTCAGGAGCGCATGCGCGACTTTGTTGACCCGCGCATTAAACTCGCAATAGGTCAGCCGCACATCACCGACGATCACCGCAGTGTGATTGGGACGATAGCGCGCATGGCGCGAAAGCAATCCGCCAATGTGCATAGCGCCTCCGCTTCCTTTGTTCAACTTTGAACTCATACCAATTACCTGTGACCATCCGGCATGGTCACCCCGAGCAGAGCGAGGGGCCTGGCGCGAACCCGCTCGGATTCCTCGCTGCGCTCGGAATGACCAGCATGCGGCATCTTCAATCGTTGGTATCACATGTGATGATCCACGAAGGACGCGCAGGAGCACGAAGGAGGGTCAGGCGCCTGCGCCGGTGGGCAAGGATGCCCTTCGCAGGCGCCCGGTCGCAGCCCCTATCCACACCGCT
This region includes:
- a CDS encoding alpha/beta fold hydrolase encodes the protein MPFVMAGDLNVHYIERGAGEPVILLHGNWATCGWWEPTLNLLPEGYRGIAPDMRGRGKTEGPDHDYSLAALAQDTLTFADALGLERFHLVGHSLGAGVAMQLALDHGDRVLSLAAVAPPWVDGMPAEANSPERQQMLKTNFDLFAMALKALAPTAPDDAFWHRLVAEGHEQRIEAALGAINTLAQWAPGDALRAITCPKLVIAGENDILVTQPVASRAAEALGAQFMVIPGVGHSPNIEAPAVFVELLTDLWRSGRR
- a CDS encoding class I adenylate-forming enzyme family protein is translated as MSSKLNKGSGGAMHIGGLLSRHARYRPNHTAVIVGDVRLTYCEFNARVNKVAHALLNLGLAKGDKIATVLPNCMELLEVYWAAAKTGLVVVPMSTLLRGQGLASLLRDSDSAAVVTDATHAPALDSVRGDLPIAQDRFLIIDAPDQPGYRDYQALVAPMPEHDPTGIDLHANDPYNIMYSSGTTGLPKGIVLTHGVRAGYGTIFASSYRIVPESVILHAGALVFNGAFLTLMPAFYLGTTYILMKAFNARELIETAAREKVTHIKMVPSQIVALLNEPDFDEQHLPSIEMLGSVGAPLHMEHKLELERRFPNRLYELYGLTEGFMTILDKYHRGEKLASVGVPPPFMEIKIIDDQQRELPPGEVGEICGRGPLMMSGYYKRPDLTAQAIIDGWLHSGDMGYVDEDGFLYLVDRKKDMIISGGINVFPRDIEEIIVQHPAVREAAVFGVPSEKWGETPLAAVILKAPGLVAAEELKEWINARVEAGYQKVSKVVIMDDFPRSAAGKTLKRVMRDEYWKGRESKI